In one window of Hymenobacter nivis DNA:
- a CDS encoding FecR family protein, producing MYLSGEAFFRVAHDAAHPFRVLTAHLETRVLGTSFTVRAYPQQAGTVVQVRTGRVRVSPRRPAPTVAQAQNRTLGPAVRALVLLPNQQAVYAPGRQQLRRELTPQPVLLAPQPFAFDNRPVAEVLEALKTAYGVDIRYSPAAVAGCTVNLHRQASLRQARSAVPGHGSDLFPSRRANYFPFNWLSVNLTPEKPCIFIAIVCITPTGGPAARGE from the coding sequence GTGTACCTGAGCGGGGAGGCGTTTTTCCGGGTGGCGCACGACGCGGCCCACCCGTTCCGGGTGCTCACGGCCCACCTGGAAACCCGCGTGCTGGGCACCAGCTTCACGGTGCGAGCCTACCCGCAGCAGGCCGGAACCGTGGTGCAGGTGCGCACGGGCCGGGTGCGGGTAAGCCCGCGCCGGCCAGCACCCACCGTTGCCCAAGCCCAAAACAGAACCCTGGGCCCGGCGGTGAGGGCCCTGGTGCTGCTGCCCAACCAGCAGGCCGTGTACGCGCCGGGCCGGCAGCAGCTACGCCGCGAGCTGACGCCCCAGCCGGTGCTGCTGGCCCCCCAGCCGTTTGCGTTCGATAACCGACCGGTGGCCGAGGTGCTCGAAGCCTTAAAAACCGCCTATGGCGTGGACATTCGCTACAGCCCCGCAGCCGTGGCGGGCTGCACCGTGAACCTGCACCGGCAGGCCTCGCTTCGCCAAGCTAGAAGTGCTGTGCCAGGCCACGGGAGCGACTTATTCCCAAGCCGACGCGCAAATTACTTTCCATTCAACTGGCTGTCAGTCAATCTAACCCCGGAAAAACCATGTATATTCATTGCAATCGTTTGCATAACCCCAACTGGTGGCCCGGCCGCCCGGGGTGAATGA
- a CDS encoding TonB-dependent receptor has protein sequence MLPRLLPLPGLPRLKRAALLQFLCLTLLSTLSIAAASPTAAQPSLTQAVTINAQDAAVYKVLADIEKQTDAHFQYSRQLIRANRHVSLRATGQPLGQVLAELLEPLRIRYTLTDDGIVLKPEAAGPVTGRVVDEKGQGLPGVNVVVKGGTTGTSTDPDGKFTLTVPDNATLVFSFVGYTSQEVAVGAQTTINVALAPDAKSLSEVVVVGYGTQRRRDLTGAVARVEGSEIVNQPVQTPTQALQGKIAGVQIISDGSPNSQPTVRIRGTGTLLAGANPLYVVDGVQTTDIRNLSNADIATIDVLKDASAAAIYGVRGANGVIIVTTKKGALGKPVLSYSGTYGFKQAAHLVEMANADQYKSYLADTSPNTKFPDYPGFTGTTNWYKEILKHGIFQNHNLAVSGATDNVRYYFSGNLLQDDGIVTQNKFQRLTVRSNTSFSLSDKVTISSQASYSHADTRDVNLGAAYLNAYRAAPFIPAKQGELYGNTSAFGNAGNPLLDIDKNNNRSLENRLQGNVGIDVRPVDWLVLRSAINLDLNFNNRTIYNYQFNNDASTFIIAGGNQFSPTSSLGVMQNNSYRYLWENTATFHKTFGGKHDLTVLAGTTTEEGQTTPLYGSRRGVPADPNQWYLNTGDPNTSVVNPYDPNNPDAGMLPSKDRRFSVLGRVNYSYEGRYLLTANLRYDASSKFASNRRTGVFPSLGVGWVLSDEDFLKDVRGLSFLKLRGSYGRLGNDQIPTNSYVTTADINVPYIINGQQTLGAVISQLKDGSVHWETTSEYDAAVEFGFLDNRLTGELTYYNKRTSNALIPINIPGILGDPDNQLITNAADITNKGMEAAVNWRAKLASGITYNFGVNATFNTNRIANLNGGQALFAGQNLVTKSDNGVAAGSFFLLDAIGVYQSADEIKNSPVSIFGTGPNGGPQVGDLKYADVNGDGKIDLNDRRYFGSYQPPVYFGVNGGLTARNFDLSFVFSGNLNNKVYNAKKQARTQGTDNIEASFAADRWTAANPSGTNPRALTSSMPNSSYFLESGAYLRLTSLVVGYTFGVSSLEKAHLASLRLFLSGQNIFTATKYTGFTPELPGGPLNSGIELVGNTSSYPTPRTLTVGLTANFK, from the coding sequence ATGCTACCAAGGCTACTTCCCTTACCGGGCCTGCCCCGCCTCAAGCGGGCCGCCCTGCTCCAGTTCCTGTGCCTCACGCTGTTGAGCACCCTCAGCATTGCGGCGGCCAGCCCCACGGCTGCCCAGCCGTCGCTCACGCAGGCCGTGACCATAAACGCCCAGGACGCGGCGGTGTACAAAGTATTGGCCGACATTGAGAAGCAGACGGACGCGCACTTTCAGTACAGCCGCCAGCTCATCCGGGCCAACCGCCACGTTAGCCTCCGGGCCACCGGGCAGCCGCTGGGCCAGGTGCTGGCCGAGCTGCTGGAGCCCTTGCGCATCCGCTACACCCTCACCGACGACGGCATTGTGCTGAAGCCCGAAGCGGCCGGTCCCGTGACGGGCCGCGTGGTGGACGAAAAGGGCCAGGGCCTGCCCGGCGTGAACGTGGTAGTGAAGGGCGGCACCACCGGCACCTCCACCGACCCCGACGGCAAGTTTACCCTGACCGTGCCCGACAACGCCACGCTTGTGTTCAGCTTCGTGGGCTACACCTCGCAAGAAGTGGCGGTGGGCGCCCAGACGACCATTAACGTGGCGCTGGCCCCCGATGCCAAATCGCTGAGCGAAGTGGTGGTGGTGGGCTACGGTACCCAGCGCCGCCGCGACCTGACCGGGGCCGTGGCCCGGGTGGAGGGCTCGGAAATTGTGAACCAGCCGGTGCAAACGCCCACCCAGGCCCTGCAAGGCAAAATTGCCGGCGTGCAAATCATCAGCGACGGCTCGCCCAACTCGCAGCCCACGGTGCGCATCCGCGGCACGGGCACGCTGCTGGCCGGGGCCAACCCGCTCTACGTGGTGGACGGCGTGCAAACCACCGACATCCGCAACCTGAGCAACGCCGACATTGCCACGATTGACGTGCTGAAGGACGCCTCGGCCGCCGCCATCTACGGGGTGCGCGGGGCCAACGGCGTCATCATTGTGACCACCAAGAAGGGGGCCCTGGGCAAGCCGGTGCTCAGCTACAGCGGCACCTACGGCTTCAAACAGGCCGCCCACCTCGTGGAAATGGCCAACGCCGACCAGTACAAAAGCTACCTCGCCGACACGTCGCCGAATACCAAGTTTCCGGACTACCCGGGCTTTACGGGCACTACCAACTGGTACAAGGAAATCCTGAAGCACGGCATTTTCCAGAACCACAACCTGGCCGTGTCGGGGGCCACCGACAACGTGCGCTACTACTTCTCGGGCAACCTGCTGCAAGACGACGGCATCGTGACGCAGAACAAGTTCCAGCGCCTGACGGTGCGCTCCAATACCTCGTTCTCGCTCTCCGACAAGGTTACCATCAGCTCGCAGGCCTCGTACAGCCACGCCGACACGCGCGACGTGAACCTGGGCGCGGCCTACCTCAACGCCTACCGGGCGGCCCCCTTCATTCCGGCCAAGCAGGGCGAGTTGTACGGCAACACCTCCGCCTTCGGCAACGCGGGCAACCCACTGCTCGACATCGACAAGAACAACAACCGCTCGCTCGAAAACCGCTTGCAGGGCAACGTCGGCATCGACGTGCGGCCCGTGGACTGGCTCGTGCTGCGCTCGGCCATTAACCTGGACCTGAACTTCAACAACCGCACGATTTATAACTACCAGTTCAACAACGACGCCAGCACGTTCATCATCGCCGGCGGCAACCAGTTCAGCCCAACCAGCAGCCTGGGCGTGATGCAGAACAACTCCTACCGCTACCTGTGGGAAAACACGGCTACGTTTCATAAAACCTTCGGCGGCAAGCACGACCTGACGGTGCTGGCCGGCACTACCACCGAGGAGGGCCAGACCACGCCGCTCTACGGCTCGCGCCGCGGCGTGCCCGCCGACCCCAACCAGTGGTACCTGAACACGGGCGACCCCAACACGTCGGTGGTGAACCCCTACGACCCCAACAACCCCGACGCCGGGATGCTGCCCTCGAAAGACCGCCGCTTTTCAGTGCTGGGCCGCGTGAACTACTCCTACGAGGGCCGCTACCTGCTCACGGCCAACCTGCGCTACGACGCCTCGTCGAAGTTCGCCTCGAACCGCCGCACGGGCGTGTTTCCGTCGCTGGGCGTGGGCTGGGTGCTCTCCGACGAAGACTTCCTGAAGGACGTGCGGGGCCTGAGCTTCCTGAAACTGCGCGGCAGCTACGGCCGCCTGGGCAACGACCAGATTCCGACCAACTCCTACGTGACCACGGCCGACATCAACGTGCCCTACATCATCAACGGGCAGCAGACGCTGGGGGCCGTCATCAGCCAGCTGAAGGACGGCAGCGTGCACTGGGAAACCACCAGCGAGTACGACGCCGCCGTGGAGTTTGGCTTCCTCGACAACCGCCTCACCGGCGAGCTGACCTACTACAACAAGCGCACGAGCAACGCCCTGATTCCCATTAACATCCCTGGCATCCTCGGCGACCCCGACAACCAGCTCATCACCAACGCCGCCGACATCACCAACAAGGGTATGGAGGCGGCCGTGAACTGGCGCGCAAAGCTAGCCAGCGGCATCACCTACAACTTCGGCGTGAACGCCACCTTCAACACCAACCGCATCGCCAACCTCAACGGCGGGCAGGCGCTGTTCGCGGGGCAAAACCTGGTCACCAAGTCCGACAACGGCGTGGCGGCCGGCAGCTTCTTCCTGCTCGACGCCATCGGCGTGTACCAGTCGGCCGACGAGATTAAAAACTCGCCGGTGTCCATCTTCGGCACGGGCCCCAACGGGGGGCCCCAGGTGGGCGACTTGAAGTACGCCGACGTGAACGGCGACGGCAAGATTGACCTCAACGACCGCCGCTACTTCGGCTCGTACCAGCCGCCGGTGTATTTCGGGGTGAACGGCGGCCTCACCGCGCGCAACTTCGACCTCTCGTTCGTGTTTTCGGGCAACCTCAACAACAAGGTGTACAACGCCAAGAAGCAGGCCCGCACCCAGGGCACCGACAACATCGAGGCCAGCTTCGCCGCCGACCGCTGGACGGCCGCCAACCCTTCCGGCACCAACCCCCGGGCCCTGACGAGCAGCATGCCCAACTCGTCGTACTTCCTCGAATCGGGCGCGTACCTGCGCCTGACCAGCCTCGTGGTGGGCTACACCTTCGGCGTGAGCAGCCTGGAGAAGGCGCATTTGGCGTCGCTGCGGCTGTTTTTGTCGGGCCAGAACATCTTCACCGCCACCAAGTACACCGGCTTCACGCCCGAGCTGCCCGGGGGCCCCCTCAACTCCGGCATCGAGCTGGTGGGCAACACCAGCAGCTACCCCACCCCGCGCACCCTCACGGTGGGCCTGACCGCTAACTTCAAATAA
- a CDS encoding Pycsar system effector family protein produces the protein METLPLPAPPPAPAPPGAVPAGAPAAGASALVVAGAPAASAPDPAAGAPAAPVPAAGGPDQAAGKPKKPALSPLVEAARAAVVPLLETQLAPTLTYHTLRHTTTVAKEARALAAAAGLGPADTEALLVAAWWHDTGYLDVYDGHEYRSMARAAAWLAGQGVPAERSALVQSLIRATHRDEAAETALQQLLVDADLSNLARDDFQASAELLRTEWEVALGKTYSSADWAELQLTFMQAHRYHSEAGKERYNKDFRANKKAQRKELKKIEKKTRQRTEAKTETLAQPKRGIETMFRTMYGNHMKLSDMADKKASMMISLNAVLLSVIITYLGAKSSALGPSFTRNPMLAVPMGILLLTSLGSVVTAILSAQPDVTSFKWLKKSPEIATNRRVNLLFFGNFTKLSLDNFQAGMRDLMREKDMLYTNMVTDVYYLGEVLARKYGLLRKSYAIFMVGLILTVLSFGIVLAYKS, from the coding sequence ATGGAAACCCTTCCCCTCCCGGCCCCGCCGCCCGCCCCCGCACCGCCCGGCGCAGTGCCCGCCGGGGCCCCAGCCGCTGGGGCTTCGGCCTTGGTGGTTGCCGGGGCCCCGGCCGCTTCGGCTCCAGACCCAGCCGCCGGGGCCCCAGCCGCTCCAGTCCCGGCCGCTGGGGGCCCAGACCAAGCCGCTGGTAAGCCCAAAAAGCCCGCGCTTTCGCCCTTAGTGGAGGCCGCGCGCGCCGCCGTGGTGCCCCTGCTCGAAACCCAGCTGGCGCCCACCCTCACCTACCACACCCTACGCCACACCACCACCGTGGCCAAGGAGGCGCGGGCCCTGGCCGCCGCCGCCGGCCTGGGCCCCGCCGATACCGAGGCGCTGCTGGTGGCCGCCTGGTGGCACGACACCGGCTACCTCGACGTGTACGACGGCCACGAGTACCGCTCGATGGCGCGCGCCGCCGCCTGGCTGGCTGGCCAGGGCGTGCCCGCCGAGCGCAGCGCGCTGGTGCAGAGCCTCATCCGGGCCACGCACCGCGACGAGGCGGCCGAAACTGCGCTGCAACAGCTGCTCGTGGACGCCGACCTGAGCAACCTGGCCCGCGACGATTTTCAGGCCAGCGCCGAGCTGCTGCGCACCGAGTGGGAGGTGGCCCTGGGCAAAACCTACAGCAGCGCGGACTGGGCCGAGCTCCAGCTCACCTTCATGCAGGCCCACCGCTACCACTCCGAGGCCGGCAAGGAGCGCTACAACAAGGACTTCAGGGCCAACAAAAAAGCACAGCGGAAAGAACTCAAAAAGATTGAGAAGAAGACCAGGCAGCGCACCGAGGCCAAAACCGAAACCCTGGCCCAGCCCAAGCGCGGCATCGAAACCATGTTCCGTACCATGTACGGCAACCACATGAAGCTGAGCGACATGGCCGACAAAAAGGCCAGCATGATGATTTCCCTCAACGCCGTACTGCTCTCGGTCATCATCACCTACCTAGGGGCCAAAAGCTCGGCCCTGGGGCCCTCCTTCACCCGCAACCCCATGCTGGCCGTGCCGATGGGCATCCTGCTGCTCACTTCGCTGGGCTCGGTGGTCACGGCCATCCTCTCGGCCCAGCCCGACGTGACGAGCTTCAAGTGGCTGAAAAAAAGCCCCGAAATTGCCACCAACCGCCGCGTGAACCTGCTGTTTTTTGGCAACTTCACCAAGCTCAGCCTCGACAACTTCCAGGCCGGGATGCGCGACCTGATGCGCGAAAAAGACATGCTCTACACCAACATGGTCACCGACGTGTACTACCTCGGCGAGGTGCTGGCCCGCAAGTACGGCCTGCTGCGCAAGAGCTACGCCATCTTCATGGTGGGCCTGATCTTGACGGTGCTCTCCTTCGGCATTGTGCTGGCCTACAAATCGTAG
- a CDS encoding RNA polymerase sigma factor, which yields MALFASSAPRVPRPLAGHDDTALVQALGGSGGEAAFAEIYERYWYELYAAAYRKLGSPSWPKKWCTTCWPPCGSGAPSWPSST from the coding sequence ATGGCCTTGTTTGCTTCGTCTGCGCCCCGCGTACCCCGGCCTTTGGCCGGCCACGACGACACGGCCCTGGTGCAGGCCCTGGGCGGCAGCGGCGGCGAGGCCGCGTTTGCGGAGATTTACGAGCGGTACTGGTACGAGCTGTACGCGGCGGCCTACCGCAAGCTGGGGTCCCCGAGCTGGCCGAAGAAGTGGTGTACAACGTGCTGGCCGCCCTGTGGCAGCGGCGCGCCCAGCTGGCCATCGAGCACCTGA
- a CDS encoding sigma-70 family RNA polymerase sigma factor — translation MVYNVLAALWQRRAQLAIEHLKSYLLGAARFRTIDALRARLAYAHYLDHQRAHEADTSTENALAANDLSAALLAGLRQLPAHTQAVFRLSRFEHRSVPEIASRLNLSPKTVEYHLTRALKLLRVSLRDFVLLALWWLW, via the coding sequence GTGGTGTACAACGTGCTGGCCGCCCTGTGGCAGCGGCGCGCCCAGCTGGCCATCGAGCACCTGAAAAGCTACCTGCTGGGCGCGGCCCGCTTCCGCACCATCGACGCCCTGCGCGCCCGCCTGGCCTACGCCCACTACCTCGACCACCAGCGCGCCCACGAAGCCGACACCAGCACCGAAAACGCACTGGCGGCCAACGATTTGTCGGCCGCGCTGCTGGCCGGTCTGCGCCAGCTGCCCGCCCACACCCAGGCCGTGTTCCGGCTCAGCCGCTTCGAGCACCGCTCGGTGCCGGAAATCGCCAGCCGCCTCAACCTCTCGCCCAAAACGGTGGAGTACCACCTCACCCGCGCCCTCAAGCTGCTGCGCGTGAGCCTGCGCGACTTCGTGCTGCTGGCCTTGTGGTGGCTGTGGTAG
- a CDS encoding RagB/SusD family nutrient uptake outer membrane protein codes for MKPTPFSTGRRAGTAALALALVVASGCKNFLEVAPQGQLSEDAIRTDPAAAQKLVDGVYNALYFGGFGPDVNGLQNIIMTDIASDDGDKGSTPTDYGDALTIDNFTATSSNGTVNNVWNGYFQAIARANQAIDKIPLSPAADVLKNQELGEVRFLRGYFYFNLVRFFGGVPLINGVPAAADANNPALQTRASAADTYAFIINDLQFAADNLPAKGATPVGRATKAAAQAMLAKVYLYQKNYQKAYDLTSAIITGAAYSLYPTYADIWRTVGNNNSESIFEVQTGVNAACNNSAVNLYAVCQGPRAGGKGGWSDLGFGFNNPTQSLADAYEPGDVRRAGTIIFINPTAPAGQRSVGTVLWDGFRIPTKDSVENMRYSYKAYHSRTKEPNCGNTDYLPKNVRIMRYAEVLLINAEAALQIGNAGAAATSLNAVRARAGLGAKAATLATIWQEHRVELAMEHDRFFDLVRQESVMPGRIVPIFAAQGKTFAKGKSEIFPIPQPQIDLSGGVLTQNPGY; via the coding sequence ATGAAACCTACCCCCTTTTCGACGGGCCGCCGGGCCGGCACCGCCGCCCTGGCCCTGGCCCTGGTTGTGGCCAGTGGCTGCAAAAACTTCCTCGAAGTGGCCCCCCAGGGCCAGCTCAGCGAAGACGCCATCCGCACCGACCCCGCCGCGGCCCAGAAGCTGGTCGACGGCGTGTACAACGCCCTGTACTTCGGCGGCTTCGGCCCCGACGTGAACGGCTTGCAGAACATCATCATGACCGACATCGCCTCGGACGACGGCGACAAGGGCAGCACGCCCACCGACTACGGCGACGCGCTGACCATCGACAACTTCACCGCCACCTCGTCCAACGGCACCGTCAACAACGTCTGGAATGGCTACTTCCAGGCCATTGCCCGGGCCAACCAGGCCATCGACAAAATTCCGCTGAGCCCAGCCGCCGACGTCCTCAAAAACCAGGAGCTGGGCGAAGTGCGCTTCCTGCGCGGGTACTTCTACTTCAACCTGGTGCGGTTTTTCGGCGGCGTGCCCCTGATCAACGGCGTGCCCGCCGCCGCCGACGCCAATAACCCGGCGCTCCAGACGCGGGCCTCGGCGGCGGATACATACGCCTTCATCATCAACGACCTACAGTTTGCCGCCGACAACCTGCCGGCGAAGGGCGCGACGCCCGTGGGCCGGGCCACCAAGGCCGCCGCCCAGGCCATGCTGGCCAAGGTGTACCTGTACCAGAAAAATTACCAGAAGGCCTACGACCTCACCAGCGCCATCATCACCGGGGCGGCCTACTCCCTGTACCCCACTTACGCCGACATCTGGCGCACGGTGGGCAACAATAATTCGGAATCGATATTTGAGGTGCAAACCGGCGTGAATGCGGCCTGCAACAACTCGGCCGTGAACCTGTACGCCGTGTGCCAGGGCCCCCGCGCGGGCGGCAAGGGCGGGTGGTCGGACCTGGGCTTTGGCTTCAACAACCCCACCCAGAGCCTGGCGGACGCCTACGAGCCCGGCGACGTGCGCCGGGCCGGCACCATCATCTTCATCAACCCCACGGCGCCGGCCGGGCAGCGCTCGGTGGGCACCGTGCTCTGGGACGGCTTCCGCATCCCGACCAAGGACTCGGTGGAAAACATGCGCTACAGCTACAAGGCCTACCACAGCCGCACCAAGGAGCCCAACTGCGGCAACACCGACTACCTGCCCAAAAACGTCCGCATCATGCGCTACGCCGAGGTGCTGCTCATCAACGCCGAGGCCGCCCTGCAAATCGGCAACGCCGGGGCCGCCGCCACCAGCCTCAACGCGGTGCGCGCCCGCGCCGGCCTGGGGGCCAAAGCCGCCACGCTGGCCACCATTTGGCAGGAGCACCGCGTGGAGCTGGCCATGGAGCACGACCGCTTCTTCGACCTGGTGCGCCAGGAAAGCGTGATGCCCGGGCGCATTGTGCCCATTTTCGCGGCTCAGGGCAAAACCTTCGCGAAGGGCAAAAGCGAAATCTTCCCCATCCCGCAGCCCCAAATCGACCTGAGCGGCGGCGTGCTCACCCAAAACCCGGGGTATTGA